From Pirellulales bacterium, one genomic window encodes:
- the accD gene encoding acetyl-CoA carboxylase, carboxyltransferase subunit beta: MAAGDLEQRGSGGKRPKRGVPEGLWRRCPGCQQTIFRKEAERRLGVCPECDYHWYVDAAERIRQLLDEGTFEEWDAQLEPTDPLGFADRKAYADRIKEEQQRTGLKDAAITGCGMIRARRVAFGVTDSAFIMGSMGSVVGERLTRLVERATEQKLPLIIVSGSGGGARMHEGILSLMQMAKVTAALARYHEAGGLFISVLTNPTMGGVAASFASLGDVVFAEPKALIGFAGPRTIKATIRIELPPGFQTSEFLLEHGFIDRIVRRSDLTSEIARTIDYCGK; this comes from the coding sequence ATGGCAGCAGGCGATTTAGAACAACGCGGTTCCGGCGGCAAACGCCCAAAACGGGGCGTGCCCGAGGGCCTTTGGCGTCGCTGTCCGGGCTGCCAGCAGACGATCTTCCGCAAAGAGGCGGAGCGCCGACTGGGGGTTTGCCCGGAGTGCGACTACCACTGGTATGTGGACGCGGCGGAGCGCATTCGGCAACTGCTCGACGAAGGGACTTTCGAGGAGTGGGACGCGCAGTTGGAGCCGACCGATCCACTCGGCTTCGCCGATCGCAAGGCGTATGCCGACCGCATTAAAGAAGAACAGCAGCGGACCGGTTTGAAGGACGCCGCGATCACCGGTTGCGGCATGATCCGCGCCCGGCGCGTGGCGTTTGGCGTCACCGATTCGGCGTTCATCATGGGCAGCATGGGTTCAGTGGTCGGCGAGCGGCTGACGCGCCTGGTCGAACGAGCCACCGAGCAAAAATTGCCGCTGATCATTGTGAGCGGTTCGGGCGGCGGCGCGCGGATGCACGAAGGCATCTTGTCGCTGATGCAGATGGCCAAGGTGACGGCGGCGCTTGCTCGTTATCACGAGGCGGGCGGTTTGTTCATCTCAGTGCTGACCAACCCCACCATGGGGGGCGTGGCGGCCAGTTTCGCCTCGCTGGGCGACGTGGTGTTCGCCGAGCCGAAGGCGCTGATCGGTTTCGCTGGCCCGCGCACGATCAAGGCCACGATCCGCATTGAGTTGCCACCGGGATTTCAGACCAGCGAGTTCTTGCTCGAACACGGCTTCATCGACCGCATCGTGCGCCGCTCGGATCTGACCAGCGAAATCGCGCGCACCATCGACTACTGCGGCAAGTAG
- the rpe gene encoding ribulose-phosphate 3-epimerase has translation MCDFADLAGEVRKLEAAGATRLHFDCMDGQFVPNLTYGMPIVEAVRRHTELPLEAHLMIAKPERFVDDFAKAGADLILIQVEATDAPRRTLEQIRSHGVAAGLVINPETPVSAIEANLDLCHQVLVMSVHPGFGGQAFEPVALEKLTQLRRLRPELTLEVDGGVNETTIAACVAAGADLCVVGSAIFRQPDPAASLRRLTQLANAI, from the coding sequence ATGTGCGACTTCGCAGACTTGGCCGGCGAAGTGCGCAAGCTGGAGGCGGCGGGCGCCACCCGATTGCATTTTGACTGTATGGATGGCCAATTCGTCCCGAACTTGACCTACGGTATGCCGATTGTCGAGGCGGTGCGGCGTCATACCGAATTGCCGCTTGAAGCGCATTTGATGATCGCCAAGCCCGAGCGCTTTGTAGACGACTTTGCCAAGGCGGGGGCCGATTTGATTTTGATCCAAGTCGAGGCGACCGACGCGCCGCGGCGAACCTTGGAGCAGATTCGCTCGCACGGGGTGGCGGCGGGACTGGTGATCAACCCAGAGACGCCGGTGTCGGCGATCGAAGCCAACCTTGACCTGTGCCATCAGGTACTAGTGATGAGCGTGCACCCAGGCTTTGGCGGACAAGCCTTTGAGCCGGTGGCGCTCGAGAAATTGACTCAACTACGACGCCTGCGACCCGAGCTAACGCTCGAAGTGGACGGCGGCGTGAACGAAACAACCATCGCGGCGTGTGTCGCGGCGGGCGCTGATTTGTGCGTGGTGGGCTCGGCGATATTTCGCCAGCCCGATCCGGCCGCCAGTCTTCGACGGCTGACGCAATTGGCGAACGCGATCTGA
- a CDS encoding alkaline phosphatase family protein produces the protein MLFAVRRLLLALVCCFATSTGLVAAEMPRLVVVVSVDQFPARYLSLFRDQWQLDGAFQQFDQKGAWFINCHHRHAVTITAPGHACMLTGADPNRHGIIANSWYDRETGKNVNCVEDSSSPAVGSTSPGEAVSPRNLLAPTLGDNIKLSTEGKGKVFGVSWKDRAGVLMSGHAADASYWFDGSTGGWITSQYYRKDLPGYIRNYNEEGAAQAFGGKAWELSLDPAKYHLYVPDDNPYEMNPPVFGNKFPHQLPPATHPKYYDALSITPFANQLTIGAAQRLIEFEKLGQDEYPDLICIGLSANDYVGHAFGPHSLEVQEITIQTDRQLAELFRFIDEQLKGAPWTFALSSDHGVAPIPELAVKFKLPGSRNPLGNLASLKPRLEERLQRELGAPAEGRSYVDRVEPGIVYLNVSIPELAADRCAQAQQIVRAALLEMPSIAAAHTRAELLAANSGNGLFEQFRLMLHPRRSGEVLWVLAPYAILGSSTATHGSPWQYDSHVPLVFMGAGIKPGKYSARVSPAHMGPTLARVLGVDPPAAATVDPAAEAIE, from the coding sequence ATGCTCTTTGCAGTTCGCCGCTTGCTGCTTGCGCTAGTGTGCTGCTTCGCCACATCCACGGGCTTGGTGGCCGCCGAGATGCCGCGACTGGTGGTGGTCGTTAGCGTCGATCAATTCCCCGCCCGCTACCTGTCGTTGTTCCGCGATCAGTGGCAGCTCGACGGCGCGTTTCAGCAATTCGATCAAAAAGGCGCCTGGTTCATCAACTGCCATCACCGGCACGCGGTGACCATCACGGCCCCCGGTCATGCCTGCATGCTCACCGGCGCCGATCCCAATCGGCACGGCATTATTGCCAACTCCTGGTACGACCGCGAAACCGGCAAGAACGTCAATTGCGTTGAAGATTCGAGCAGCCCGGCCGTCGGCAGCACCTCCCCCGGCGAGGCCGTGTCACCGCGCAACCTGCTCGCGCCCACCTTGGGGGACAACATCAAGCTGTCGACCGAAGGCAAAGGCAAGGTATTTGGCGTGTCATGGAAGGATCGCGCCGGCGTGCTCATGAGCGGCCACGCGGCCGACGCCTCGTATTGGTTCGACGGATCAACGGGCGGCTGGATCACCAGTCAGTACTACCGCAAAGACTTGCCGGGCTACATTCGCAACTACAACGAAGAAGGCGCCGCGCAGGCCTTTGGCGGCAAGGCTTGGGAGTTGTCGCTCGACCCCGCGAAGTACCACCTCTATGTGCCGGACGACAATCCGTATGAGATGAATCCGCCGGTGTTCGGCAACAAGTTTCCGCACCAGTTGCCGCCGGCCACGCACCCCAAGTATTACGACGCGCTGAGCATCACCCCGTTCGCCAACCAGCTTACGATCGGCGCCGCGCAGCGCTTGATTGAATTCGAAAAGCTAGGGCAAGACGAATATCCCGACTTGATCTGCATTGGCCTCTCGGCCAATGACTATGTGGGCCACGCGTTTGGGCCGCACAGCTTGGAAGTGCAAGAGATCACCATCCAGACCGACCGCCAACTGGCGGAACTTTTTCGCTTTATCGACGAGCAGCTTAAGGGGGCGCCTTGGACGTTCGCGCTCTCGTCGGATCATGGCGTGGCGCCAATCCCCGAACTCGCCGTCAAGTTCAAGCTGCCGGGCTCGCGCAATCCGCTCGGCAATCTGGCTTCGCTCAAGCCGCGGCTGGAGGAGCGATTGCAACGCGAGTTGGGTGCGCCGGCCGAAGGTCGCAGCTATGTCGACCGTGTGGAGCCGGGCATCGTCTATCTCAATGTCAGCATCCCCGAACTGGCGGCCGACCGCTGCGCGCAAGCGCAACAAATCGTGCGCGCGGCCCTCTTGGAAATGCCATCCATCGCCGCGGCGCATACCCGCGCCGAACTGCTGGCCGCTAACTCTGGCAACGGCTTGTTCGAACAGTTTCGACTCATGTTGCACCCGCGCCGCTCGGGCGAGGTGCTTTGGGTGCTCGCGCCATACGCCATTCTCGGCAGCAGCACCGCCACGCACGGCAGCCCCTGGCAATACGATTCTCACGTGCCGCTGGTGTTCATGGGGGCCGGCATCAAGCCGGGCAAATATTCCGCTCGCGTCAGTCCCGCTCATATGGGCCCCACGCTGGCCCGTGTGTTAGGCGTCGATCCGCCGGCGGCGGCCACCGTGGACCCCGCGGCCGAGGCGATCGAATGA
- a CDS encoding PSD1 and planctomycete cytochrome C domain-containing protein, with product MVLLLPTPALADDPASVDYARDIQPVLTARCYACHGPLKQEQGLRLDTVAAIRKGGDSGPAVEAHHPDASLLLRVVTGADGWQMPPEGEPLTPEQIAKIKAWIDAGAAGPANEQPAIDPAKHWAFQPPVRAALPASASSDPTTNPIDAFLAAERERHGLKPRPQASKEALIRRVYLDLIGMPPTPVELREFLADESAGAYERVVDRLLSDPAHAERWARHWMDIWRYSDWYGYAAEIRNSQPHIWRWRDWIVDSLAADKGYDQMVVEMLAGDELAPLDRDTLRATGYLVRNWNRYNRNLWLHDIVEHTGKAFLGLTFNCAQCHDHKYDPIAQSDFYRLRAFFEPHDIRTDVVAGQPLTEKDGLVRAYDAHHGTPTYLFTRGDERDPDKSQELTPGLPAVFGDVALEIQPVQLPLAAWYPSLDPVVQETVTKHLTSEVTAAKQIFDEITAKLAAARERHKQLVAAAAAPAADPASAPAANEPTTPEAEIKHLEAEQALAARRVAKAEADLVSFAMRTAAGRAKTAQPPGEDAPALALAAGLAERSAKVADAELKLLAAEQALVQAQGKLNPNDEATKKPVAAAEAKLAEAKKAVDDARAAQLAPSDFTPYLPEYPATSTGRRLALARWIVARDNPLTARVAVNHIWMRHFGQPLVSTVFDFGLNGREPTHPALLDWLAVELMENGWSMKRLHRMIVTSAAYKMESTPGGPDDPNYKVDPDNSYVWRMNSRRMDAEAVRDSLLSIAGALDRSRGGPELEQVAADDTNRRSLYYRQANEKRVVFLQLFDQPNVEEGYRRTESIVPQQALALLNSQFAMRNSGVLADKLWSEAAAAMTSEERQIRFVSLAYEAILSRQPTDVERDACMAFMANQSQLLAKPDQLAPFGAEQPSAGADPESRARAGLVHVLINHNDFVSIR from the coding sequence ATGGTTCTGCTGCTTCCGACGCCGGCATTGGCCGATGACCCCGCGAGCGTCGACTACGCTCGCGATATTCAGCCCGTATTAACGGCGCGCTGTTACGCCTGCCACGGCCCCCTCAAGCAGGAGCAAGGTTTGCGACTCGACACGGTGGCAGCCATCCGCAAAGGGGGGGATAGCGGGCCGGCCGTCGAAGCCCATCACCCCGATGCGAGCCTTTTGCTACGTGTGGTTACTGGCGCCGACGGCTGGCAAATGCCCCCCGAGGGAGAGCCCCTCACGCCAGAGCAAATCGCCAAGATCAAAGCCTGGATCGACGCGGGCGCGGCGGGGCCCGCCAACGAGCAACCCGCCATCGACCCGGCGAAGCATTGGGCCTTTCAACCCCCGGTGCGCGCCGCGCTGCCAGCATCGGCATCGTCCGATCCGACAACAAACCCGATCGACGCCTTTCTGGCTGCCGAGCGCGAGCGACACGGCCTCAAACCGCGCCCGCAAGCCTCCAAAGAGGCGCTCATTCGACGCGTCTATCTCGACTTGATCGGCATGCCTCCCACCCCGGTGGAACTGCGCGAGTTCTTGGCCGATGAGTCGGCCGGCGCCTACGAACGGGTGGTCGACCGCTTGTTGTCCGATCCGGCGCACGCCGAACGATGGGCGCGCCACTGGATGGACATTTGGCGCTACAGCGACTGGTACGGCTATGCCGCGGAGATCCGCAACAGCCAACCGCACATCTGGCGCTGGCGCGATTGGATTGTCGATTCGCTCGCGGCCGACAAGGGCTACGATCAGATGGTCGTCGAGATGCTCGCCGGCGACGAACTGGCGCCCTTGGATCGCGACACCTTGCGCGCCACTGGTTACCTGGTGCGCAACTGGAACAGGTACAACCGCAATTTATGGCTTCACGACATTGTGGAGCACACCGGCAAGGCGTTTTTAGGCCTGACATTCAATTGTGCGCAGTGCCACGACCATAAATACGATCCAATCGCGCAGAGCGACTTCTATCGCCTCCGTGCCTTCTTCGAACCGCACGACATTCGCACCGACGTGGTTGCCGGGCAACCGCTCACCGAAAAGGACGGCTTGGTACGTGCGTACGACGCGCATCACGGCACGCCGACCTATTTGTTCACTCGGGGAGACGAACGCGATCCCGACAAGTCGCAAGAGTTGACCCCTGGCCTGCCAGCGGTCTTTGGCGATGTGGCGTTGGAGATTCAGCCGGTCCAGTTGCCGCTAGCGGCCTGGTATCCCAGCCTCGACCCGGTGGTGCAGGAAACGGTCACCAAGCACCTCACGAGCGAAGTGACAGCCGCCAAGCAGATATTCGACGAAATCACCGCCAAGTTGGCGGCAGCCCGCGAGCGGCACAAGCAACTGGTGGCTGCCGCAGCAGCGCCCGCCGCCGATCCAGCCTCCGCGCCAGCGGCCAACGAGCCAACCACTCCAGAGGCTGAAATCAAGCATCTCGAAGCCGAACAAGCGCTGGCCGCCCGGCGGGTAGCCAAGGCCGAGGCCGATCTGGTTTCGTTCGCCATGCGAACGGCCGCCGGCCGTGCTAAGACCGCTCAGCCACCCGGCGAAGACGCGCCCGCCCTGGCGCTGGCTGCGGGACTTGCCGAGCGATCCGCCAAGGTGGCCGATGCCGAATTGAAACTGCTCGCGGCCGAGCAAGCGTTGGTCCAGGCTCAAGGCAAGCTCAATCCCAACGACGAGGCAACCAAGAAGCCTGTCGCCGCCGCCGAGGCCAAACTGGCCGAAGCCAAGAAGGCGGTTGACGACGCCCGCGCGGCGCAACTCGCCCCCTCCGACTTCACTCCTTACCTGCCCGAATATCCTGCCACCAGCACCGGCAGGCGCTTGGCGCTGGCTCGCTGGATCGTCGCGCGCGACAACCCACTCACCGCTCGAGTCGCAGTCAACCATATTTGGATGCGGCATTTTGGCCAGCCGCTGGTTTCCACGGTCTTCGACTTTGGGCTGAACGGTCGCGAGCCGACGCACCCGGCGCTGCTCGACTGGCTGGCCGTGGAACTGATGGAAAATGGCTGGAGCATGAAGCGACTCCATCGGATGATCGTGACTTCGGCCGCCTACAAAATGGAGTCGACCCCCGGTGGGCCCGACGATCCGAATTACAAAGTCGACCCCGACAACAGCTATGTCTGGCGGATGAACTCGCGGCGCATGGACGCCGAAGCGGTGCGCGACTCGCTGCTAAGCATTGCCGGCGCGCTCGATCGTTCTCGCGGCGGCCCCGAATTGGAACAGGTCGCCGCAGACGACACCAACCGACGCAGCCTGTATTACCGCCAGGCCAATGAGAAGCGGGTGGTGTTCCTGCAATTGTTCGATCAACCAAATGTTGAGGAAGGCTACCGCCGTACAGAAAGCATAGTGCCGCAGCAGGCGTTGGCGCTGCTCAATAGCCAATTTGCCATGCGGAATTCTGGAGTGCTGGCCGACAAGCTCTGGAGCGAGGCCGCGGCCGCGATGACCAGCGAAGAGCGGCAGATTCGCTTTGTGTCTCTGGCATACGAGGCGATTCTCAGCCGTCAGCCAACCGACGTTGAACGAGACGCCTGCATGGCCTTTATGGCTAACCAATCTCAACTGCTTGCCAAGCCAGATCAATTAGCGCCGTTTGGCGCCGAGCAGCCGTCTGCTGGCGCCGATCCAGAATCGCGCGCCCGCGCCGGACTGGTGCATGTGCTGATTAACCACAACGACTTTGTTTCGATTCGGTGA
- a CDS encoding DUF1501 domain-containing protein — MGLTGLALGSLLARDGIARAGEAIVSSPAIAQVAPKAKSVIWLFMIGGTSHMESFDPKPALNQYAGKTIEESPYKQTLDSPFLKKNLREVIAGLHTVHPKIYPLQVGYGKRGQSGIEMSDWWPCLGEVVDDLAIVRSMWTTDNNHGAQLQFHTGRHSLEGQFPTIGSWIHYGLGSLNDELPQFVVLGTPLADCCGGKGGHGSNYLGPEHAGVQLKTDPANPLPYAKPGASQYREEQEGELALLNQLNGLTAVEYPNDAALRARIKSYELAFRMQMAVPEVLRFEDETLSTHALYGLDQDATREFGQQCLAARRLVERGVRFVQLYHGSNGGAGAWDAHGGLKAGHTKLCGEVDRPIAGLIKDLKRRGLLDETLVVWGTEFGRTPGAQGSDGRDHHPYGFSIWLAGGGIKGGVVHGATDELGFHAVEERHYVTDLHATVMHQLGLDPRKLEIPGRKRLEIDYGQPIYEIIA, encoded by the coding sequence ATGGGGCTGACGGGGCTGGCCCTTGGTTCGCTGTTGGCGCGCGACGGCATTGCGCGCGCCGGCGAGGCCATTGTGTCCTCACCGGCCATTGCCCAAGTTGCGCCCAAGGCCAAGAGCGTGATCTGGCTCTTCATGATTGGCGGCACGAGCCACATGGAGAGCTTCGACCCCAAGCCCGCGCTGAACCAATACGCCGGCAAGACGATCGAAGAATCACCGTACAAGCAGACGCTCGATTCCCCGTTTCTCAAGAAGAACCTGCGCGAGGTGATCGCTGGTCTGCACACGGTGCATCCCAAGATCTATCCCCTGCAGGTCGGCTACGGCAAGCGGGGGCAAAGTGGCATCGAGATGAGCGATTGGTGGCCCTGCCTCGGCGAGGTGGTCGACGATCTGGCCATCGTTCGCTCGATGTGGACCACCGACAATAATCACGGCGCCCAACTGCAATTCCATACCGGCCGTCACTCGCTGGAAGGGCAATTTCCGACCATTGGCTCCTGGATTCACTACGGACTTGGCTCGCTCAATGACGAGTTGCCGCAGTTCGTGGTCCTGGGCACGCCCTTGGCCGACTGCTGCGGCGGTAAGGGAGGACATGGCTCGAACTATCTCGGGCCCGAACATGCCGGCGTGCAACTCAAGACCGATCCCGCCAATCCGCTTCCCTATGCCAAGCCCGGCGCCAGCCAGTACCGCGAAGAACAAGAGGGCGAGCTTGCGCTGCTCAATCAACTGAACGGCCTGACCGCGGTCGAGTATCCCAACGACGCCGCGCTGCGCGCGCGCATCAAGTCGTACGAGCTCGCCTTTCGCATGCAGATGGCGGTCCCCGAGGTGTTGCGCTTCGAAGACGAGACGCTAAGCACGCACGCGCTGTACGGCCTGGATCAGGACGCGACCCGCGAGTTCGGTCAACAATGCCTGGCGGCGCGCCGACTGGTCGAGCGCGGCGTGCGCTTTGTGCAGCTTTATCACGGCTCCAATGGCGGCGCCGGCGCTTGGGACGCCCATGGCGGCCTCAAGGCAGGGCACACCAAGCTCTGCGGCGAAGTCGATCGCCCCATCGCCGGGCTCATCAAAGATCTCAAGCGGCGCGGGCTCTTGGACGAAACGCTCGTAGTTTGGGGCACCGAGTTCGGCCGCACGCCGGGCGCTCAAGGCAGCGACGGCCGCGATCATCACCCCTACGGCTTTTCGATCTGGTTGGCCGGCGGCGGCATCAAGGGTGGCGTTGTGCATGGCGCCACCGATGAGCTGGGTTTCCACGCCGTCGAAGAGCGCCACTACGTCACCGATTTGCACGCCACCGTGATGCACCAACTCGGGCTGGACCCCCGCAAGCTGGAGATTCCCGGCCGCAAGCGTCTGGAAATCGACTACGGGCAGCCCATTTACGAGATCATCGCGTAG
- a CDS encoding tetratricopeptide repeat protein, with protein sequence MSLASQVTSHNSAPATRVSGTGMLWLLLLLGMSVAGSLLPAIADIAGHEFFATWLTHEDGPYEAAGALACLAAAILLTWINLQRRRNGQGANWLLLLLAAALLLMFLEEISWGQRLFAISAPQWLARANIQEEINLHNLRIFHPHLENNWLKRLWLNASLFYLGLLPLLTLALPPLRRLALRCGLPWASWQLALSVCVTYGIYLLLIITTVTRGDLYAAHDAGEAVEAVIEFAYLVLAIETLWLLRGSSVPLRWRSLLLALIVLVGPPLAIMAWGSAKAIAATDSHLSAIAALRQGNKLLAAGKPSAAIDRYLESARLWPEKLETRFRLAGAAEQVGDVALAGQQYQAVLAADPQNADAHNGLGLLMFKSRRFDAAASEFRQALEIAESAEIQNNLGAALAQSGQWNDARRAFEAALRLDPANQRAKENLELLDRRAPR encoded by the coding sequence ATGTCGCTCGCCTCTCAGGTCACCTCGCACAATTCTGCCCCGGCGACGCGGGTTTCTGGAACCGGCATGTTATGGCTGCTGCTTCTCCTAGGCATGTCCGTGGCCGGCAGTTTGCTGCCGGCGATTGCCGATATTGCGGGCCATGAGTTTTTCGCCACCTGGCTCACGCACGAAGATGGCCCGTACGAAGCCGCGGGCGCGCTGGCCTGCCTGGCAGCCGCGATCCTGTTGACCTGGATCAACTTGCAGCGGCGGCGCAACGGCCAAGGCGCCAATTGGCTGCTACTACTGCTCGCCGCCGCATTGTTGTTGATGTTTCTCGAAGAGATCAGTTGGGGCCAACGGCTGTTCGCGATTTCGGCGCCGCAGTGGCTGGCGCGCGCTAACATTCAAGAAGAAATCAACTTGCACAATTTGCGGATCTTTCATCCGCATCTGGAAAACAACTGGCTGAAGCGACTCTGGCTCAACGCGTCGCTCTTCTATTTAGGCCTGCTTCCGCTTCTGACCTTGGCGCTGCCGCCGCTTCGGCGACTTGCCTTGCGCTGCGGCCTTCCGTGGGCAAGTTGGCAATTGGCGCTCTCGGTTTGCGTGACCTATGGCATCTACTTGCTGCTCATTATCACCACCGTGACTCGCGGCGATCTTTACGCCGCCCACGACGCCGGCGAGGCGGTGGAGGCCGTCATCGAGTTCGCTTATCTGGTGCTGGCGATCGAAACGCTTTGGCTGCTGCGAGGTAGTTCTGTACCGCTGCGCTGGCGTTCGCTTTTACTTGCGCTGATCGTGCTGGTTGGACCGCCACTGGCGATCATGGCCTGGGGATCGGCCAAGGCCATCGCCGCGACCGATTCGCACTTGTCGGCGATTGCCGCCCTGCGACAAGGAAACAAACTGTTGGCCGCGGGTAAGCCGTCCGCGGCCATTGACCGTTATCTGGAGTCGGCCCGGCTCTGGCCCGAGAAGCTTGAAACTCGATTTCGTCTGGCCGGCGCCGCGGAGCAAGTTGGCGATGTCGCCCTTGCCGGTCAACAGTATCAAGCGGTGCTAGCCGCCGATCCGCAAAACGCCGACGCGCACAATGGCCTGGGACTGCTCATGTTCAAGTCCCGGCGTTTCGATGCTGCCGCGAGCGAGTTTCGCCAAGCGCTGGAAATCGCCGAATCCGCCGAGATACAGAACAATCTCGGCGCCGCGCTAGCTCAATCGGGGCAATGGAACGACGCGCGGCGCGCCTTTGAAGCCGCGCTGCGACTCGATCCTGCCAATCAACGCGCCAAGGAGAACTTGGAACTACTCGACCGGCGGGCGCCACGCTAA
- a CDS encoding histidine phosphatase family protein, whose protein sequence is MLEIILIRPGATDYDKNGRIQGTLDIPLNADGRREVDREIEQLRDRGLELIYTSDSEPAAPTAEAIASALGLRLKRLEGMHNLDLGLWQGMLADEIKRKHPRVYRQWQDQPETVCPPGGEMLSDAQARAVACLKRLLKKHRAGVVGLVLPEPLASIVRGVLDHGQIGDIWKLTADHGNWETVVVEPQDALVAG, encoded by the coding sequence ATGTTAGAGATCATACTGATTCGACCGGGCGCGACTGACTACGACAAGAATGGTCGCATCCAAGGCACCCTCGATATTCCGCTCAACGCCGATGGGCGCCGCGAGGTGGACCGCGAGATTGAGCAACTGCGCGATCGCGGATTGGAGCTGATCTACACCTCCGATTCTGAGCCGGCCGCGCCCACAGCGGAGGCAATCGCCAGCGCGCTCGGCCTGCGGCTCAAGCGGTTGGAAGGGATGCACAACCTGGACCTTGGACTGTGGCAAGGCATGCTGGCCGACGAGATCAAGCGCAAGCATCCGCGCGTGTATCGGCAATGGCAAGATCAGCCCGAGACCGTGTGCCCGCCCGGCGGCGAGATGCTCTCCGACGCGCAAGCCCGAGCCGTGGCTTGCCTGAAGCGTTTGCTCAAGAAGCACCGCGCCGGCGTGGTGGGACTGGTGCTGCCAGAGCCATTGGCGTCGATCGTGCGCGGCGTGTTGGACCACGGCCAAATTGGCGATATTTGGAAGCTGACCGCCGACCACGGCAACTGGGAGACGGTGGTCGTCGAACCGCAAGACGCCTTGGTGGCTGGCTAG
- a CDS encoding phosphate ABC transporter substrate-binding protein, which translates to MADCQHRFAIILCVLLVAGCGVNVAPPIPLAADDDAPSSGANPSGDLVELDPLLPGYQPVSQQLTGRITSVGSDTMNNIMALWVQGFRAYYPMVEVEVEGKGSSTAVPALVEGQATFGPMSRDPKPTEVDQFKEEFGYPPTQLAVGMDMLAVYVNKDNPIESLTLPQVDAIFSKTRKLGYSKDISTWGDLGLTDGWQSRAIELYGRNAASGTYGYFKDHALGGGDFKDSVKEQPGSSSVVQGVGSDPSAIGYSGIGYRSADVRALPLAEESGQSAVAAEPKYAYSGEYPLARYLWLTINYQPGAKLDPLRREFIKYILSRQGQEHVQKDGYLPIKAEKARQTLASLGIASP; encoded by the coding sequence ATGGCTGATTGCCAACATCGCTTCGCAATCATCTTGTGTGTGCTGCTGGTCGCCGGCTGCGGCGTGAATGTCGCGCCCCCCATTCCCTTGGCGGCCGACGACGATGCGCCCTCTTCCGGCGCCAATCCGAGCGGCGACTTGGTCGAACTCGACCCGCTCTTGCCTGGTTATCAACCAGTTTCGCAACAGCTTACGGGGCGCATCACCAGTGTCGGCTCCGACACCATGAACAACATCATGGCGCTCTGGGTGCAAGGCTTTCGCGCCTACTATCCCATGGTCGAAGTCGAAGTCGAAGGCAAGGGGTCGTCTACCGCAGTTCCGGCGCTTGTCGAAGGACAAGCCACCTTTGGGCCAATGAGCCGCGATCCCAAGCCGACCGAGGTCGACCAGTTCAAGGAAGAATTCGGCTACCCACCGACGCAACTAGCCGTCGGCATGGACATGCTGGCGGTCTATGTCAACAAAGACAATCCCATCGAGTCGCTGACCTTGCCACAGGTCGATGCGATCTTTTCCAAGACGCGCAAACTTGGCTACAGCAAAGACATCTCGACGTGGGGCGATCTGGGGCTGACCGATGGTTGGCAATCTCGCGCCATCGAGCTGTATGGCCGCAACGCCGCTTCGGGCACCTACGGCTACTTCAAGGACCACGCGCTGGGAGGGGGCGACTTCAAGGATTCTGTCAAAGAACAACCGGGTAGTTCATCGGTCGTGCAAGGAGTCGGCAGCGATCCCAGCGCGATCGGCTACAGCGGAATTGGCTATCGCAGCGCCGATGTGCGGGCGTTGCCGCTCGCCGAAGAATCTGGCCAGTCCGCCGTCGCGGCCGAACCCAAGTACGCCTACTCCGGGGAGTATCCGCTTGCTCGCTATTTGTGGCTGACGATCAATTACCAGCCCGGCGCCAAACTCGACCCATTGCGGCGCGAGTTCATCAAGTACATTCTCAGCCGCCAGGGACAAGAGCATGTTCAAAAAGATGGTTATCTGCCCATCAAGGCGGAGAAGGCCCGGCAAACGTTAGCATCGCTCGGCATCGCCAGTCCGTAA